In Setaria viridis chromosome 5, Setaria_viridis_v4.0, whole genome shotgun sequence, the genomic stretch GAGATGGCGGCGATCCGTCCGCGGCTGATGACCCCGGCCACGGTGGCGTTGTAGCGGAGCTCGACCTCGAAGCGCGTCGTGCAGGGCGCGGCCAGGTCGGCCTCGAACGCGCCCGTGGCGGCGTCGTGCCGGAACGCCGTGATCCCCGCGGGCAGCAGCCCGCCGGGGAGCTGGTGCGCCCGCAGCACCGCgttggccgcctccgccgccgccgtccgccccgccgccccgcgcgccccCGACGCCAGaagcacgacggcggcggcggcggccagcagcagcgcccgcAGCGCGGCCGCcattccttccttccttcccgaCGCCGACGCGAGGAGATCGGCACGGGATGGGGGAGGAGGACGGAGGGCGAGAGGAGAGCGGCGCCCGggagaaggggggggggggggggaggcggCAAGGAGGAGACAATAATTGGTGTGGGAAACGGGAAACGAAATGGCCAAATGGGAAATAGAGATCGGGGGTGGAtgggggagggaagggagggggacgACGAGCGGATGGGGAGGGGGACGACGAGCGgatggggacggggacgggggtGCGGGGCCCGCCTGCCGGTGACCGTGGCCGGAAAGGCTGTGCGATTAGCCCCCCGCGGAAAGCGCTGCCCGTGTTTTAATCATGATTAGCGTGGTGGTGGAGTTAACAACAGACATACAGAGCAAACGCCGCGGCGTCCTCCGCCGGCCGGCTGCCGGGGACGTTGCGCTTTGGCCGGGTTCGGGGGTGCCGGCGCGCGATTGGCTCCGTGTCCCTCGGGTTGCGCCGCGCCGGGGCCGTTTCGTCCCGGCTGGTTCTGTGTGTTGGTCTTGGTTTGGGACGGGGCCGGTCGTGACTCGGGAGCACGAGCCACGAGCGCGGCTCGGC encodes the following:
- the LOC117858427 gene encoding uncharacterized protein; its protein translation is MAAALRALLLAAAAAVVLLASGARGAAGRTAAAEAANAVLRAHQLPGGLLPAGITAFRHDAATGAFEADLAAPCTTRFEVELRYNATVAGVISRGRIAAISGVAAQDLFIWFPVHDITVDIPSSGVIYFNVGVVKKHFPLALFDAPPACTPDRLLRTTPQRLEDVDLDGLLISGSASQ